One Octopus sinensis linkage group LG11, ASM634580v1, whole genome shotgun sequence genomic window carries:
- the LOC115217131 gene encoding calmodulin isoform X2 codes for MNREKMDLCREACVVFAKDGDSCIFSQDIGTVMRAIGYSPTEAEVKNIRDAIDSSGNRKLTDQDVVSIISKQHITQDTDDELKEAFRVFDKDGNGYISCAELRHVLTNLGEKLSDEEVDEMIREAEITADGRVNYDDFVKILRS; via the exons ATGAATCGGGAAAAGATGGACT TGTGCCGAGAGGCATGTGTTGTGTTTGCCAAAGATGGAGACAGCTGTATCTTCTCACAAGACATTGGAACCGTGATGCGAGCGATCGGTTACAGTCCTACAGAAGCTGAAGTGAAAAATATTCGAGACGCCATTGATAGCAGTG GAAATCGTAAACTCACCGATCAGGATGTGGTGAGCATCATTTCCAAGCAGCACATCACCCAGGACACGGACGATGAGCTGAAAGAAGCCTTCCGTGTGTTCGACAAAGATGGCAATGGGTACATCTCTTGTGCTGAGCTGCGTCACGTGTTGACAAACCTTGGCGAGAAACTCTCTGATGAGGAAGTTGATGAAATGATAAGGGAAGCTGAGATTACAGCTGACGGAAGAGTCAACTATGATG ATTTTGTAAAGATCCTTAGGTCCTAA
- the LOC115217131 gene encoding calmodulin isoform X1, translating into MAATRMNREKMDLCREACVVFAKDGDSCIFSQDIGTVMRAIGYSPTEAEVKNIRDAIDSSGNRKLTDQDVVSIISKQHITQDTDDELKEAFRVFDKDGNGYISCAELRHVLTNLGEKLSDEEVDEMIREAEITADGRVNYDDFVKILRS; encoded by the exons gCTGCAACAAGAATGAATCGGGAAAAGATGGACT TGTGCCGAGAGGCATGTGTTGTGTTTGCCAAAGATGGAGACAGCTGTATCTTCTCACAAGACATTGGAACCGTGATGCGAGCGATCGGTTACAGTCCTACAGAAGCTGAAGTGAAAAATATTCGAGACGCCATTGATAGCAGTG GAAATCGTAAACTCACCGATCAGGATGTGGTGAGCATCATTTCCAAGCAGCACATCACCCAGGACACGGACGATGAGCTGAAAGAAGCCTTCCGTGTGTTCGACAAAGATGGCAATGGGTACATCTCTTGTGCTGAGCTGCGTCACGTGTTGACAAACCTTGGCGAGAAACTCTCTGATGAGGAAGTTGATGAAATGATAAGGGAAGCTGAGATTACAGCTGACGGAAGAGTCAACTATGATG ATTTTGTAAAGATCCTTAGGTCCTAA